CCGGTCAACCACAGGATACGCGTGAGGATCCAATCCTTTCCTGGATAGCGGGTGCGAAACTCGGGAACATACACCTTGCCATCCGGTTGGCGCGCAACGAACACCGTACCGCTCGCGCAACCCGCGCCGATCTTTTCACAGATCGCATGCCAACCGCGCGGTGTGCATTCACTGTTTTCCATTTCCCCGGGGCCGTTCTTGGCGGTCGAGACGGAATAGCCGCGAACAATGTCGCGCCCCGCCAGTAACCAGAGCTCTTGTTGCCGCAGTCTGATCTCGATATGCATGGTGCAGGCGCTAACAGACGGCTGCGTGCGAAAATAGGATATCCTATGTTGTGTCCGGTGTCCCGAATCTTTCGCGCGCGGAGGTTTCTTCCCCGCGGAGCGAGGAAGAAATTGATCGCTAGGTTAGCTAAATAACCGCCCGTGACAGAAGGCGTTTGGAAGAAACACGGTGGGCGGCTTTGCGGTTTGCGTTGTGTTTCTTGAGAGCGCAAGCAAAATCCACGTGCCATTAGGTCCTCTCATGTTCGATCTCCAGGGACCCGAGCTTTTGCCCGGCGAACGGGATCTGCTAGCCCATCCGGCCGCGGGGGGCGTGATCCTTTTCACGCGCAATTACGCCGGCCGCGAGCAGCTCGCGCGCCTGGTCGCGGAGATCCATGCCGTGCGCGATCCACCCTTGCTCGTGGCCGTGGACCACGAAGGGGGGCGGGTGCAACGTTTCCGTCCTGGTTTTACCGCGCTGCCCCCCTGCGCTGCATTGGGCCGGCTCGACGACAAGGACCCGCAACGCGCCCGGGCTATGGCTCGGGAATATGGTTGGCTCATGGCGATCGAGCTGCGTGCCCTGGGTGTCGATTTCAGCTTTGCGCCCGTGCTCGATCTTGGGAGCGGGGTGAGTCAAGTGATCGGAGACCGGGCGTTCCACCCTAACCCGCGGACAGTCACCCGGCTCGCCGAGGCCTATCTCGATGGGATGCACGAGGCGGGTATGGCGGGTGTCGGCAAACACTTTCCCGGTCACGGATCGGTCGCGGCGGATTCCCATTGCGAGATCCCCGTGGATGGCCGGAGCTCTGAGGCGATAACTAGCGCGGATCTAGCGCCGTTTGCGGGTTTGGTTCGCGCGGGGCTAGACGCCGTCATGGCGGGGCATGTCATTTACCCCGAAGTGGACACGGCGCCCGCCGGTTTCTCGGAGGTATGGCTGCGGCAGGTGTTGCGGAAGGATCTCGGATTTCAGGGCGTCATCTTCAGCGATGACATCGATATGGCAGGCGCCCGTGGGGCTGGTGCTCACAGCGAACGGGCGCAGCGCGCACTCGCGGCCGGGTGCGATATGGTGCTCATGTGCAATCGGCCGGCGGCGCTCCCCGCGGCGCTGGACGCATTGAGCGCCTTGCGTGAACCTTTAGGCGCGGCGAGGCTTGCGCGCATGCGCGGCCGGGCGGTGGGGAGCGAGCGTGCGCTGGAAGAGCGCCGGCGCGCCGCCTCGGCGAGCGTCGCCGCCTTGGCGAACCAAGAGACAGCGGCGTGATGTATCGATGAAACAGTTGCTGGCCGTTGCGCTGCTCTGGAGTCTCGCGGGGCCGTGCCGGGCGCTCGAATGCAACCCGCTCGTGCCCGCCGCGACGCCTGCCGCATTTGAGGCCGGCAAGTATGCGCAGGGGCTTTTATTTCGGATCTCGAAAGCGGGTGTTCCGCCGAGTCATATCTTCGGCACCATCCATCTCGGCGATCCGCGCGTGCTCGATTTACCCCGAGTGGTCTCGTCCAGCTTCGAGCAAAGCCGCCGCTTTGTCATGGAGGCCGTGCTCGATGAGGCCGGCATCGCCGAATTCTCGAAACTGATGTTTTATGGCGATGCTACCTCATTCAAGGAGCAGGTGGGCGCGGAGCTCGCAGGCGCGGCTGAACCGCTTCTTGCCCGCTACGGTATTACGGCGGAAATCGCGCATCGCATCAAGCCTTGGGCCGCGTATATGACGCTCAGCGTACCTCCGCCTTCCCGCCTGCTACCGCTCGATCTCGCGTTAATGCAACGAGCCAAGGCGCATGGGATGGCGATCTCGGGACTGGAGTCGCTTGCAGAACAGGCAGGGGCATTGGGTGATCTGCGCCTCGAAGACCAAATCGCCTTGCTTAAGGATGCCGTTTGCCACTACGAGCTGCTGCAGCAAGACATCGAGCCGCTGACCGCGTTGTATCTAAAGCGTGACCTCGGGGGATTGATGGCGCTTGCCGGCAAGTATGAAACCAGATCGGCGCGCTACTACGAACGCTTTCTGGACAGCCTGCTTTGGAAACGCAATCGCCGCATGGCCGCACGCGTGCGGCCGTGGTTGAAGGAGGGGCATACCTTTGTTGCGCTCGGCGCATTACACCTCGTCGGGGACAAGGGAGTGCCGGCGTTGCTGGAGCGGGCCGGATATCGCGTGACGCGCTTGTATTAGGTAAGCTCTGCAAAAGTTACTGCGCAGCCCATCTGCTTTGTCGCGTGCTCGCTTGTCGCTCGCCTATCTATCTGATATGTCTCGCGACTCGCTCCGCGGCTTCGCGCATCTGGGCTTGCTCGCGACACTTTTGCAGAGTTTCCTTAGGTCAGCATTTCTAATCCAAGATTTTTGACATAGACTACACGCAGCAACGCGCGCTTTCTGCGGCGCACGCCACAAAGTGTGGAGGACGCGATTACAACCTGATTGGCCGCGGCGTTTTCAGCGCCCGGCTTGATGTGAGGACTTGATATGTTGTACGCAGTAAAAACTTTCGTCGATACGCTGGCTGGGATCACTCGGCTTGAGAAAGGTCCTCAGCACCTTCCAACCTCGTATGCCTTGCTGATCACGAGCGTCGTTGTCTACACGCTTATTCGCTTCGGCGTCTATGTCTCTAAAGTGCCGATCGGATCCGCAGCGATCATGGGATTAACCGATACCGCGGTTACGGTGGGGATCATCGTATTGTTGCTCGCGGTGCGCGGAGTGACGTTCCGAGCCCCCCAAATGCTCACAGCCTTTACCAGCATCGCGTCGGCATTCGGGTTGGCCGTCATCTTCTCGCTGGGGTTGATCAGCTTGATACCGGACGTCCCGTTGATGCAGGGTTTTAGAACCGTAGTAATTTTCCCGCTTGTTCTGGTTAACGTCGTGATCAACGGCCACTTGTTCCGGGCGTCGATGGGGACGAATCTCGCCACCGGGGTAGGCATCGCATTGGTATTATTATTCATCGTCATCAACGTGACCGACCGCTTCGATCCGACGCTAGAACGTACGGGAGCGGGCGCAGTATTTTCTAATCCAGAAACTGAAATGAGGTGATAGATACCGCCTGAGAGGCCGTTGACGCTGGCGGGACGCATCACGCAAATTACAGGTTTCGGTGCTTGCGTGTCCTGGCGATCACCGCGGCGATCTCGGCCTTGCGGCGAATCGGATCACGCTCGATCTCGGCCAACCGCGCCGTGGGATCGGCTTCGGCCGCGGGCACATTCCCGGTAGGATTTGCGAGCCGCCCATTGCGCGCCTCGAAGCGTGCGCGGGCGGCGTCCGCGTGCGTTTGATCCCAATTGAGGCCGGCAGGGATCATTTCGATGCAATCCATGGGGCAGGGCGGTAGGCATAATTCACAGCCCGTACAAAGATCCTGAAGCACGGTGTGCATGTGCTTTGCCGCTCCGAGGATGGCATCCACCGGGCAAGCTTGTATACACTTCGTACAGCCGATACAAAGCTCCTCGATGACACGGGCAGTACGGGACGGTTGCTCGGCGCCGTAGCGAGGATCGAGGGGCATGGGTCGGCGCCCTAGCAGGCCGGCGAGCCGTTCGATCGTGCGGCTGCCGCCCGGTGGACATTGATTGATGCCGGTCTCGCCGCGGGCGATAGCCTCGGCATAAGGCAGACATCCCGCATACCCGCATCGACGGCACTGCGTCTGCGGTAGCAGGGCATTGATCTTTCCGGCGAGATCATGGGCGCCGTGGCGCGGCGTTGTCAAGTCAGTCACTGCTAAGATGACGCCACCACCAATCGCGCGTTAATGCGAGGTTACCCAAGTCGTGTGCTCTTGCTTCGGCTCGAACCCAGGCGATGTCAGAGCACCCTGCAAATCGCCGCCTTGAGATAATTGGTCTCGGGGATCGCGGGGTGAATAGGATGGTCCGGCGATTGGTGCCCTTGCTCCAACAGTTGTATCTCCCGCCCGGCACGTAACGACGCCCGGCGCAACACATCCACGAAGCCCTCGTGCGTGAGGTGATAGGAGCAGGAGGCGGTCATCAAGATCCCGCCGTACCGAACGAGGCCGAGCGCCGACTGGTTGAGGCGCCGGTAAGCCAAAAGCCCGGCGGTTAAATCTTTTTTCTTTTTAATAAAGGCCGGCGGATCCAAAATCACCACACCGTAGCTTTCCCCTGCGGACTGCAAGGCCTTGAGCGTCGCGAAGGCTTCGCCATGCACAGCCGCAACCCGCACGTCATTTTCCCGCGCATTGCGTTCGATATAGCGCAGTGCCTCGGCTGAAGACTCGATGGATTGCACGGAAAGGGCGCCGGCGGATGCCGCCTGGACGCCCCATGCCCCTAAGTAGCTAAACACATCGAGGACGCGCACGCCTTTGACATAGCGCAGCATCCGCGCGCGGTTAGCGCGCTGATCGTAATACCAACCGGTTTTCTGGGCGCTAAGCACGGGGACATAGAACCGGACGCCATGCTCCGTGAGGCAAATCTCCTCGGGCACCTTGCCAAACGCCGCTTCAACGTACAAGTCGAGACCTTCGAGGAGGCGGCTCGGGGAATCATTGCGTAACAGGATCGCCTTCGGATCGAGGACCTCCCGCAACGCGTCGATGACATCACTGAGGCGCCTTTCCATTCCGGCCGTGTTGAATTGCGCCACCAAGAGATCACCGTAGCGATCGACCACGAGCCCAGGGAGACCGTCCGTGTCCGCGTACACGAGGCGATAATAGGGTTCATTGAACAGGCGCTCGCGCAAGGCCAGCGCGCGTTTCAGGCGCTCTCTGCACAGCGCTGCCGACCAAGGGCGGTCGCGATCCAACAGGCGCGCGCAGATCAGCGAATGCGGATTCACGTACCCCGTCCCCATGGCTTTACCGCTGCTGGTGAGCACCGTGACGCTGTCGCCCGGGGTAAGCGCGTGCAAAGGCGTCGTATGCGTATCCACCTCATTGCTGTAGACCCAGAGATGACCGGCGCGCAGGCGCCGATCTTCGCCCTTCTTTAACACCAAGGGTTTTGCGGGCATGATGTGCTCTACGACTGTCATATTCGTAGCATTAGGGACTGGTCTCTCATTGAACGGCTACCAACGTGCCCAGGTTTTCGATCGCCTCCAAGCACATAGACCTCATCCGGCCACCGAGCTTGAGTATCGAACGCCATTCGAGTTGCTGGTGGCGGTGATCCTTTCGGCTCAGGCGACCGATGTTAGCGTCAACAAAGTTACGCGGCGACTGTTCCAGGTCGCGAATAAGCCCGCGACCATCCTAGGTCTCGGGGAGGAGGGCCTGAAATCGTACATCAAAACCATTGGGCTTTATAATGCTAAGGCTAAAAATATCATCAATACCTGCGGGATCCTTTGCGATAAGCACGGCGGACAGGTACCCCATGACCGGGGGGCATTAGAACAATTGCCCGGCGTCGGGCGCAAGACGGCCAATGTAATTTTGAATACTGCCTTCGGAGAACCCACGATCGCGGTGGATACGCATATTTTTAGAGTCGCGAACCGCACCGGACTCGCCCCGGGTAAAACTCCCGCCGCAGTGGAACGGGCGCTCATGGCCGCGGTACCGAAGCGATTCAGGCAAGACGCGCATCACTGGTTAATCTTGCATGGGCGCTACGTCTGTCAGGCGCGAAAACCGCACTGCGGCGAATGTATCATTCGTGATCTCTGCGAGTGGAAAGAGAAGGCGGAACTAGGTTGCGTTTAGCTGTGCTGGAGCAAGATCAACCGTCGGCAAGAAAGTATTTCATAGATGTATGGAGTAAACACCCGGCGGGCGATGCCCTACAGCCGATCGAGAACCTGATTTTAAAGGTGATCCTCGCTCACCCTGAATACCACGCATTACTACGGGATCGAGAGCAGGCTCTATCGAGGCGCTATACCCCCGAGGGCGGCGAGACCAATCCCTTCCTGCATATGGCTATGCACGTGGCGATTGAGGAGCAGTTGTTGGCGGATCGGCCTGCCGGTATTGCACGTATCTATACGGATCTGCGAAGGCGTTGCCCCAACTATCACGATGCCCAACACGAAATGATGAATTGCCTGGCGAGACCTTATGGCAAGCGCAACGCAATCACGCCCTTCCCGATGAGCGGCGCTATCTGGAGTGCTTAAGAAACCGGTAGCGGTAATTCGCCCGCTTGCCATAGCGAGCATCCGATGGTCGATGAGGTGGCTTAAGCCGTGAGAAACTCCATTTTTATGGCCGCCAATTCAATGACATCACGATCTTTGAGCTGATGACTCCGCGCCCCAATCGGTTGCCCGTTGATAACCGGATAGATCGGTTGTTCGGCGGTTCCGCCCTCGATATGCGTAATGAAATAGCCTTGTGGCCGCCGTGATATCACGGCAACCTGCACGCCGGGCTTACCCAAGGTAATCGAGGCCTTGATCAGCTCGAGCTGCTTGCCGGCAACGGGCCCGTTTACTATGTTCAGCCGACCCAGTGGCGAACTCGTGGGCTGCAAGCTCGGCGAGGCCGCCGCACCAAAGCTTGGCGCAATTGACGTACGGCCGATGGCCTTCGCGAGCGCCGCGGCGGCTGTGGCCGTTCCGGGGCGCATAATTATGGTTTTTTCGAACTCGTCGTCATCGGCGGTGGCGTGCTCGTTGACATACCGGATCTCGTGTTTCCCGATGCTGATGACATCGCCGTTCCGTAGGGCGTGTTTCTTTATGACCTTGCCGTTAACGAATGTCCCGTTCGTGCTCCCGAGATCTTCAAGAAACGAGTCGTCCAAGATTGTGATGACCAGGGCATGTTTACCGCTAACCGCAAGATTGTCGACCGCAATATCGTTGTCCGCTTTGCGGCCAATCGTCATGCGTTCTTTGGTAAGCGGATAGTCTCCTTGTATTACGCCGTTTAGACTAAGGACGAGTTTTGACATAAGGACGCTCGATACGATTAACTAACCCATCGTTGTAATTTACAGGGCCAAACAAGAATCGCTCTCCGATACGCACGCAGCCTAGCGATGACGAGAGAAATATTATCATGGCCCCCGCGCTCATTGGCTAGAGCGATTAATCGGTCCCCCGCTCCTACAAGATTAGCATTATATTCGCGCAGGGTTAAGTGAATTTCTTCATTACTGACCATATCATGCAGGCCGTCAGTACACAAAACGTAGATGTCCCCGGGATTTAAACTTTCCTCGTAGATATCGACCTGGACAGCCTCGTCGATCCCGAGCGCGCGGGTGACCAGGTTTTTCGGAGCCGCCGCCGCGGCCTGCTCCGGCGTCATGCCCGCCTGATCGATCAGTTCCTGGACGACCGAATGGTCGGTGGTAATCTGCTCGAACGAACCGCCCCGAAGGCGATAAAGCCTGGAATCACCGACATGCCCGACGGTAACGTTGTTTCCCTGAAATAAACAGGCGACCACCGTGGTTCCCATGCCTTGGCATTGTGCTTCGGTTTGTCCGGTTCGGTAGATCATCGAATTGGCGTGCGTGATCGCTTGGTTAACGATGGAAGATTGTTTCGACGCGGCGTGGTGTCGCCCCGAAAGCCGCGCCGAAGTTAATGCGTTACGCAGATCGCTCATCACCGAAAAGACCGCGATGGCGCTCGCCACCTCCCCGGATCGATATCCCCCCATGCCGTCCGCCACCACCGCTAAACCCAGATGCGCGTCGCTCGCGGTACTATCCTCGTTATTCGGGCGCCTGCGGCCCCTGTCCGAAAGATTTATGATTTCAAGAGCCCCGGCTTGAAACATGACGCCTCGCTTATAAACGGATCTGGTCTAACCCTGAAAGCAGGTCACGTGCCATCTCTGCACCGCGCTGGTATCTTTCGGAGGGCATTTTTTTTAACGCCTTGTCGATGATTCGCCCTAGATACGGTGCGGTGCGGGCCAAGTCCGGACAAACGTCGAAGAGACTGATCGGCGCATCGCGCACGATCTTGTGCATCAGGGCATCCATCGTTCCCGCAGTAAACGGCAGGGAACCGGTGGTAAGTTGGTAGAGCATCACCCCTAGGGAGAAGAGGTCGGAGCGGCCATCGACCGGATCCTGGAGGACCTGTTCGGGGGACATGTAAAAAGGTGTTCCGCCAGCCAGTCCCGCCGTTCCGCCATGGGCGCCGATGACGCTCGCGATGCCGAAATCGGTGATCTTGACCGTATTCTTCGACGCCGCATACATCACGTTGCCGGGCTTAATATCCCGGTGAGCGACTTGCTGGCGATGCGCATAATCGAGGGCGCGCGCCAGGGTGGCGACTAAAAATAGCGTTTTCCTTACCGGCAGCAAATCATTTTTTTTGATGTAGGGTGCAAGCGTGGTTCCCTCGAGATACTCCATCCCGATATACGCCAAATCGTGCTCATCCCCCGCTTCATATACCGCCACAATGTTCGGATGATGTAGACGCCCGATGGTCTCGGCCTCCTGGAATAGGCGCGATTTTATCTCATCGAGTTGCGCTTCTTCCAAGATTTCCGCTAAACAAATGGTCTTAACCGCGACGTAGCGATTGGCTGTCCGATCGAGACCCAGGTAAACCACGCCCATCGTTCCGCGGCCAAGCTCTCGCTGTAACTGGTAACGGCCAAGCAACGGTTTATGCAAGAGTGATTGCGCCATTGTGTGCACAGTTGGATAAGAAGTGTCGCGACATGATCCGTGGGTCCGTGCGGAAATCAATCACACCAGTGTTCCACTGCTTCGCGCGCGCCTCGTTCGGCCTCGAGGCGCTCGTTGTGCTCGAACACCACGCGATTTCCTAGTTTATCCTTCTTATAAAGCATCGATGCGCGTTCGTAGTTGAATAGCTGTCTACGGGCGAGCACGCAATTTTGATTGCGTTTCTCTTTCTCCAGGCGTTTCTCTTGCGCCGCGGCGGCCTTCTCCTGACGTTCTTCCTCGAAGACCTTTAACAGCCGTTCTTGGCGCTTGAACCTTTCTTGATCACGTATGCCGACGGACGGCTTCGCGGTTACGGTAAGCTTCACGGCGCCTTTATTTTGCGGCTGCTCCCCGTAATGTGCCGTTCCATGGTCATCGACCCATTTATAGATCGCTGCTGCGTACAAACCTTGCGCTTGAAGACAAAATGCACCACAGACGACGGCAACCAGCCATCTGCGATTCGCGTCGAGCCAGCGAATTTCTTGCATCGGAATCATGGGTTTCAATGGATAAAATGCGTGTCCCCGGCCTCGCCGGGGCGGGAAGCTACCAACCGCCCGTGTTATCGGCGCAGACAAAAAATTAATGAAGGAAAACCGGCGGAACGCGTGCTAGACGCGGCCCGAACCGGGCACGCGTTGCTGCGTGACAAACGGGTAGCGCGACGGCGGATCGACGGCCGCTCGCTGGCGCTAGCGCTGCAGCATGTCTAACTTTCCCTTGACCTCGCGCCACTCATCGGCGTCGGGAGGCGCCGGCTTGCGCTGGTTGATGACCGGCCACGCCTTCGCTAACTCCGTGTTGAGGTCGAGGTAATGCCTTTGTTGTTCAGGCAAATCATCTTCGGAGAGGATTGCATCCACCGGGCACTCCGGTTCACATAGCGTGCAATCGATACACTCGTCGGGGTCGATGACCAGCATGTTGGGGCCTTCATGGAAGCAATCGACAGGGCACACCTCCACGCAGTCCGTGTACTTGCACTTTATACATGGTTCGGTAACGACGAACGTCATTGCTTGCTGTACTCCATAAGGTCTCTCGTTATTATAACCGGGAATCGGGCAGGTGCATTAAGCATTGGCCATCCGCGAGGCTATTCCACCAGCGCGCGCAAGCGGTAAATCTCTTCCAAGGCTCGCCGCGGGCTTAAGCCATCGGGATCCAAGGCGCGCAGCACCGTGAGGGCTGGCGGTTCCGCGACCTCATCGAATAACTCCATCTGTGGCGCGGACGGTTGAGGCGTCTCCAACCGCCGCCGCCGTTCCAGCCGCTGCAGCTTGTCCCGGGCACGGCTTACCACGGCGCCGGGGACTCCGGCCATCTGCGCCACCTGCAGTCCGTAGCTTTGGTTTGCCGGGCCTTCTTGCACCGAGTGCAGAAAGACGAGCCGATCACCGTGTTCCACGGCATCAAAATGCACATTCGCCACCCCTTCCATTTCGACAGCCAACTCCGTTAACTCGAAATAATGCGTCGCGAACAGCGTATAGGCACGTATTTCCCGCGCTAAGTGTTCGGCGGTCGCCCACGCGAGCGACAGACCGTCGAAGGTGCTGGTGCCCCGTCCGATCTCATCGATCAAGACCAAGCTCTGCGAGGTCGCGTTGTTGAGAATGTTAGCGGTTTCGGTCATTTCGACCATGAACGTGGAACGTCCACTCGCCAAATCATCCGCCGCGCCGATGCGCGTGAAGACGCGATCCAACGGACCAATTTTCGCCTTCGCAGCCGGTACGTAACTCCCGCTGTAGGCGAGGATCACGATCAACGCCGTCTGCCGCATATAGGTCGATTTCCCGCCCATGTTCGGGCCGGTGATCATCAACATGCGCCGCTCATCGGCGAGGTGAAGATCATTGGGCACAAAAGGCGTCTCG
The sequence above is a segment of the Pseudomonadota bacterium genome. Coding sequences within it:
- a CDS encoding L,D-transpeptidase: MHIEIRLRQQELWLLAGRDIVRGYSVSTAKNGPGEMENSECTPRGWHAICEKIGAGCASGTVFVARQPDGKVYVPEFRTRYPGKDWILTRILWLTGLQPAFNQGGSVDTKNRFIYIHGAPDDVAMGTRGSGGCIRMRNADVIDLFDRVEVGTRVRIRDDAL
- a CDS encoding RnfABCDGE type electron transport complex subunit B; the encoded protein is MTDLTTPRHGAHDLAGKINALLPQTQCRRCGYAGCLPYAEAIARGETGINQCPPGGSRTIERLAGLLGRRPMPLDPRYGAEQPSRTARVIEELCIGCTKCIQACPVDAILGAAKHMHTVLQDLCTGCELCLPPCPMDCIEMIPAGLNWDQTHADAARARFEARNGRLANPTGNVPAAEADPTARLAEIERDPIRRKAEIAAVIARTRKHRNL
- a CDS encoding TraB/GumN family protein codes for the protein MKQLLAVALLWSLAGPCRALECNPLVPAATPAAFEAGKYAQGLLFRISKAGVPPSHIFGTIHLGDPRVLDLPRVVSSSFEQSRRFVMEAVLDEAGIAEFSKLMFYGDATSFKEQVGAELAGAAEPLLARYGITAEIAHRIKPWAAYMTLSVPPPSRLLPLDLALMQRAKAHGMAISGLESLAEQAGALGDLRLEDQIALLKDAVCHYELLQQDIEPLTALYLKRDLGGLMALAGKYETRSARYYERFLDSLLWKRNRRMAARVRPWLKEGHTFVALGALHLVGDKGVPALLERAGYRVTRLY
- a CDS encoding Stp1/IreP family PP2C-type Ser/Thr phosphatase, producing the protein MFQAGALEIINLSDRGRRRPNNEDSTASDAHLGLAVVADGMGGYRSGEVASAIAVFSVMSDLRNALTSARLSGRHHAASKQSSIVNQAITHANSMIYRTGQTEAQCQGMGTTVVACLFQGNNVTVGHVGDSRLYRLRGGSFEQITTDHSVVQELIDQAGMTPEQAAAAAPKNLVTRALGIDEAVQVDIYEESLNPGDIYVLCTDGLHDMVSNEEIHLTLREYNANLVGAGDRLIALANERGGHDNISLVIARLRAYRRAILVWPCKLQRWVS
- the nth gene encoding endonuclease III, with product MNGYQRAQVFDRLQAHRPHPATELEYRTPFELLVAVILSAQATDVSVNKVTRRLFQVANKPATILGLGEEGLKSYIKTIGLYNAKAKNIINTCGILCDKHGGQVPHDRGALEQLPGVGRKTANVILNTAFGEPTIAVDTHIFRVANRTGLAPGKTPAAVERALMAAVPKRFRQDAHHWLILHGRYVCQARKPHCGECIIRDLCEWKEKAELGCV
- a CDS encoding ferredoxin family protein, with product MTFVVTEPCIKCKYTDCVEVCPVDCFHEGPNMLVIDPDECIDCTLCEPECPVDAILSEDDLPEQQRHYLDLNTELAKAWPVINQRKPAPPDADEWREVKGKLDMLQR
- a CDS encoding class I SAM-dependent rRNA methyltransferase, yielding MPAKPLVLKKGEDRRLRAGHLWVYSNEVDTHTTPLHALTPGDSVTVLTSSGKAMGTGYVNPHSLICARLLDRDRPWSAALCRERLKRALALRERLFNEPYYRLVYADTDGLPGLVVDRYGDLLVAQFNTAGMERRLSDVIDALREVLDPKAILLRNDSPSRLLEGLDLYVEAAFGKVPEEICLTEHGVRFYVPVLSAQKTGWYYDQRANRARMLRYVKGVRVLDVFSYLGAWGVQAASAGALSVQSIESSAEALRYIERNARENDVRVAAVHGEAFATLKALQSAGESYGVVILDPPAFIKKKKDLTAGLLAYRRLNQSALGLVRYGGILMTASCSYHLTHEGFVDVLRRASLRAGREIQLLEQGHQSPDHPIHPAIPETNYLKAAICRVL
- a CDS encoding DUF4124 domain-containing protein → MIPMQEIRWLDANRRWLVAVVCGAFCLQAQGLYAAAIYKWVDDHGTAHYGEQPQNKGAVKLTVTAKPSVGIRDQERFKRQERLLKVFEEERQEKAAAAQEKRLEKEKRNQNCVLARRQLFNYERASMLYKKDKLGNRVVFEHNERLEAERGAREAVEHWCD
- a CDS encoding FHA domain-containing protein, whose protein sequence is MSKLVLSLNGVIQGDYPLTKERMTIGRKADNDIAVDNLAVSGKHALVITILDDSFLEDLGSTNGTFVNGKVIKKHALRNGDVISIGKHEIRYVNEHATADDDEFEKTIIMRPGTATAAAALAKAIGRTSIAPSFGAAASPSLQPTSSPLGRLNIVNGPVAGKQLELIKASITLGKPGVQVAVISRRPQGYFITHIEGGTAEQPIYPVINGQPIGARSHQLKDRDVIELAAIKMEFLTA
- a CDS encoding serine/threonine protein kinase codes for the protein MAQSLLHKPLLGRYQLQRELGRGTMGVVYLGLDRTANRYVAVKTICLAEILEEAQLDEIKSRLFQEAETIGRLHHPNIVAVYEAGDEHDLAYIGMEYLEGTTLAPYIKKNDLLPVRKTLFLVATLARALDYAHRQQVAHRDIKPGNVMYAASKNTVKITDFGIASVIGAHGGTAGLAGGTPFYMSPEQVLQDPVDGRSDLFSLGVMLYQLTTGSLPFTAGTMDALMHKIVRDAPISLFDVCPDLARTAPYLGRIIDKALKKMPSERYQRGAEMARDLLSGLDQIRL